The following coding sequences are from one Rathayibacter sp. VKM Ac-2760 window:
- a CDS encoding HNH endonuclease signature motif containing protein — translation MTENGSTDAALARMRALGDRAAARARAAARLRLAEAEDLYDFHRTALSHPDAFARGSTRSETRDLVERSIRAELAVAEGLPEQTIARRLENARLLMEHLPLTRALLAQARLHWEEGEAICATASSLPDASRAALDERAAEAAVSMTLTQLRRALRRWREELHEQPLSERHARAREDRAVWVTSDVDGMATLCLHGPAPAVMGACDRVDRMARALRDGGDERTLSQLRADASLDLLCDGDVFGTTPDTVHRPDPTFIPGVRAEVRLTLAASSAAGLDDAPADLDGYGPVPAEIARELIRTAASFTRVLTDPDTGAVVSVGRTQRLPPARMRLHLQLRDQTCRFAGCTRSAARSEADHTIEWRNGGETSLENLVMLCTSHHHLRHGDRWTYGTEDDGTIVWTTPTGRRISNRPPPLPGRPHFVDVPPPF, via the coding sequence ATGACGGAGAACGGATCGACGGACGCGGCACTCGCCCGCATGCGCGCCCTCGGCGACCGCGCCGCGGCCCGCGCCCGCGCCGCCGCCCGGCTGCGCCTCGCCGAGGCCGAAGACCTCTACGACTTCCACCGCACCGCCCTCTCCCACCCGGACGCCTTCGCCCGCGGCTCGACCCGCAGCGAGACGCGTGACCTGGTCGAGCGCTCCATTCGCGCGGAGCTCGCCGTCGCCGAGGGCCTGCCGGAGCAGACGATCGCCCGGCGCCTCGAGAACGCGCGGCTTCTGATGGAGCACCTGCCCCTCACCCGGGCGCTGCTCGCGCAGGCGCGCCTGCACTGGGAGGAGGGCGAGGCGATCTGCGCCACCGCGAGCAGCCTCCCCGACGCCTCCCGCGCGGCCCTCGACGAGCGCGCCGCGGAGGCGGCCGTCTCGATGACGCTCACGCAGTTGCGCCGTGCACTGCGCCGCTGGCGGGAGGAACTGCACGAGCAGCCCCTCTCCGAGCGGCACGCGCGGGCCCGCGAGGACCGCGCGGTGTGGGTCACCTCCGACGTGGACGGGATGGCGACGCTCTGCCTGCACGGGCCCGCCCCGGCCGTGATGGGTGCGTGCGACCGCGTCGACCGGATGGCCCGTGCTCTCCGTGACGGCGGGGACGAGCGGACCCTCAGCCAGCTGCGCGCCGATGCCTCCCTCGACCTGCTCTGCGACGGCGATGTCTTCGGTACCACCCCGGACACCGTGCACCGCCCCGACCCGACCTTCATCCCCGGCGTCCGCGCCGAAGTCCGCCTCACCCTCGCGGCGTCCTCCGCCGCCGGCCTCGACGACGCCCCCGCGGACCTCGACGGGTACGGCCCCGTCCCCGCCGAGATCGCCCGCGAGCTGATCCGCACCGCCGCCTCGTTCACCCGCGTGCTCACCGATCCGGACACCGGCGCGGTCGTCTCCGTCGGCCGTACCCAGCGCCTCCCCCCGGCCCGGATGCGCCTGCACCTCCAGCTCCGGGACCAGACCTGCCGCTTCGCGGGATGCACCCGCTCGGCCGCGCGCAGCGAGGCGGACCACACGATCGAGTGGCGCAACGGCGGCGAGACCTCGCTCGAGAACCTCGTGATGCTGTGCACCAGCCACCATCACCTCCGGCATGGTGACCGGTGGACGTACGGCACGGAGGACGACGGGACCATCGTCTGGACGACCCCCACCGGCCGAAGGATCAGCAATCGGCCACCCCCGCTTCCCGGGCGACCGCACTTCGTCGACGTACCGCCGCCGTTCTGA
- the serA gene encoding phosphoglycerate dehydrogenase encodes MTKPVVLIAEELSPATVDALGPDFEIRSVDGTDRPALLEALGTADAILVRSATQVDAEAIAAAPALKVVARAGVGLDNVDITAATAAGVMVVNAPTSNIISAAELTVGHILSLARHIPAAHSALAQGLWKRSKYTGVELYEKTVGIIGLGRIGALITARLQAFGVNVVAYDPYVTSARAQQLGVTLLPLDELLAQSDFITIHMPKTPETTGMISDAQLALMKPTAFLVNVARGGLIDEDALHRALVAKTIAGAGLDVFVKEPPTDSPLLALENVVVTPHLGASTDEAQEKAGVSVAKSVRLALSGELVPDAVNVAGGVIDPYVRPGIPLVEKLGQVFSGLAASPVTSIDVEVRGELAGFDVKVLKLAALKGVFSNVVSETVSYVNAPVLAEQRGIEVRLITDAVSDEYRNVITLRGALSDGSQISVSGTLTGTKQVEKLVAINGYDVEVPLAKHHVVMSYVDRPGIVAVYGREFGDASVNIAGMQIARTEAGGKALSVITIDSPAPDGLLEKVRVAIDADLMQEIDITE; translated from the coding sequence GTGACTAAGCCGGTCGTCCTGATCGCCGAAGAACTCTCGCCCGCCACCGTGGACGCCCTCGGTCCCGACTTCGAGATCCGCTCCGTGGACGGCACCGACCGCCCCGCGCTGCTCGAGGCGCTCGGCACCGCCGACGCGATCCTGGTCCGCTCCGCGACGCAGGTGGACGCGGAGGCGATCGCCGCGGCCCCCGCGCTCAAGGTCGTCGCGCGCGCCGGCGTGGGCCTCGACAACGTCGACATCACCGCCGCGACCGCGGCCGGCGTCATGGTCGTGAACGCGCCGACCTCCAACATCATCTCGGCGGCCGAGCTGACCGTCGGCCACATCCTGAGCCTCGCCCGGCACATCCCGGCCGCGCACAGCGCGCTCGCGCAGGGCCTCTGGAAGCGCTCGAAGTACACCGGCGTCGAGCTCTACGAGAAGACCGTCGGCATCATCGGCCTCGGCCGGATCGGCGCGCTGATCACCGCGCGCCTGCAGGCCTTCGGCGTGAACGTCGTCGCCTACGACCCCTACGTCACGAGCGCCCGCGCGCAGCAGCTCGGCGTCACGCTCCTGCCGCTCGACGAGCTGCTCGCGCAGAGCGACTTCATCACCATCCACATGCCGAAGACCCCGGAGACCACCGGGATGATCTCGGACGCGCAGCTCGCGCTGATGAAGCCGACCGCGTTCCTGGTGAACGTCGCCCGCGGCGGGCTGATCGACGAGGACGCGCTGCACCGCGCGCTCGTCGCGAAGACGATCGCCGGCGCCGGGCTCGACGTGTTCGTGAAGGAGCCGCCGACCGACTCGCCGCTGCTCGCCCTCGAGAACGTGGTCGTCACTCCGCACCTCGGCGCGTCGACCGACGAGGCGCAGGAGAAGGCGGGCGTCTCGGTCGCGAAGTCGGTGCGGCTCGCGCTGTCCGGCGAGCTCGTGCCGGACGCGGTGAACGTCGCCGGCGGCGTCATCGACCCGTACGTGCGCCCGGGCATCCCGCTGGTGGAGAAGCTCGGCCAGGTCTTCTCCGGCCTCGCCGCCTCGCCGGTGACGTCGATCGACGTCGAGGTGCGCGGCGAGCTGGCCGGCTTCGACGTGAAGGTGCTCAAGCTCGCGGCGCTCAAGGGCGTCTTCAGCAACGTGGTGTCGGAGACGGTGTCCTACGTCAACGCGCCGGTGCTCGCCGAGCAGCGCGGCATCGAGGTGCGCCTGATCACCGACGCGGTCTCGGACGAGTACCGCAACGTCATCACGCTCCGCGGCGCCCTCTCCGACGGCTCGCAGATCTCGGTGTCCGGCACGCTGACCGGCACCAAGCAGGTGGAGAAGCTCGTCGCGATCAACGGCTACGACGTCGAGGTGCCGCTCGCGAAGCACCACGTGGTGATGAGCTACGTCGACCGGCCCGGGATCGTCGCGGTCTACGGGCGCGAGTTCGGCGACGCCTCCGTCAACATCGCGGGCATGCAGATCGCGCGCACCGAGGCGGGCGGCAAGGCCCTCTCGGTGATCACGATCGACTCGCCGGCGCCGGACGGACTGCTGGAGAAGGTGCGCGTCGCGATCGACGCCGACCTGATGCAGGAGATCGACATCACCGAGTAG
- a CDS encoding SGNH/GDSL hydrolase family protein yields MAEQSGTDERAAEGGRRRFVAIGDSFTEGVGDPHHRLPNGVRGWADRVADRLARAEPGWEYANLAIRSKRLAQISAEQLLPALELRPTLVTLYAGGNDILDLGTDMRTLIGDYERLVDALATTGASLVLFTGFDIPGLPAPRMFVKRNRVYNSAVRRIARERGAVLVDYWRMQAFRDTAMWAPDRMHLSKRGHRVLAAEVLDTLGVPHTISTGPWDAPEPLTPRELLRDQYRWAHDWVLPLVGRKIRRVTLGDDLSPRWPEPVLVPPKGGLRRLARDAAS; encoded by the coding sequence ATGGCGGAGCAGTCGGGGACGGACGAGCGCGCGGCGGAGGGCGGTCGGCGCCGCTTCGTCGCGATCGGCGACTCCTTCACCGAGGGCGTCGGCGATCCGCACCACCGGCTGCCGAACGGCGTCCGCGGCTGGGCCGACCGCGTCGCCGACCGCCTCGCCCGCGCCGAGCCCGGCTGGGAGTACGCGAACCTCGCCATCCGCAGCAAGCGTCTCGCGCAGATCAGCGCCGAGCAGCTCCTGCCCGCCCTCGAGCTGCGGCCGACCCTGGTCACCCTCTACGCCGGCGGCAACGACATCCTCGACCTCGGCACCGACATGCGCACGCTGATCGGCGACTACGAGCGCCTGGTCGACGCACTGGCGACGACGGGCGCCTCGCTCGTGCTCTTCACCGGCTTCGACATCCCCGGCCTGCCCGCCCCGCGGATGTTCGTGAAGCGCAACCGCGTCTACAACAGCGCCGTCCGCCGGATCGCCCGCGAGCGCGGCGCCGTCCTGGTCGACTACTGGCGCATGCAGGCGTTCCGCGACACCGCGATGTGGGCGCCGGACCGGATGCACCTCTCCAAGCGCGGGCACCGGGTGCTCGCCGCCGAGGTCCTGGACACCCTCGGAGTGCCGCACACCATCTCGACCGGGCCCTGGGACGCACCCGAGCCGCTGACCCCCCGCGAGCTGCTGCGCGATCAGTACCGCTGGGCGCACGACTGGGTGCTCCCCCTCGTCGGCCGCAAGATCCGCCGGGTCACCCTCGGTGACGACCTCTCGCCGCGCTGGCCCGAGCCCGTGCTCGTGCCGCCGAAGGGCGGACTGCGCCGTCTCGCCCGCGACGCCGCCTCCTGA